Within the Glycine max cultivar Williams 82 chromosome 12, Glycine_max_v4.0, whole genome shotgun sequence genome, the region TAATTCTCCCTAAGTCATATTCGCACAACTATGTTTCTATGGCGGAAAAATTTGGAAttggaaaagaccacattcgtGCACTAAGCCCTTAAAAGGGTTTTTAAGTTCTTTGTAAGGAAAAAATATAGGATTAAACCCCAACCAGTTCGATGTTCAACTCTCCAAAGGCACTGATCTTCCTCTCAATATCGACTTCATCAACCCCAAGGAAGTAATAATGCTTGCCTCTTTTTGTTGAGTTCAAAACCCTTggtgttttaattatgacaaaaCTTCTAAACACAAATCATAAGCCTTTTGAGTTTATGTCTACTCATGAGTTTGCTTaagcttattaaaaaaaagacaagttctataaagaaaaaaaattaaagtaaaccCAGGACTATCATGGTGTACTTAAGGACTATAAGAATAAGAACATCAAAATGATATTCTGATAACATATCAGAAGCAAGCCAAGATAAATTTTGATATGACTATATCAGAATGATGTATTGAAGTCAAGATCATGTAGTATCTATGCATCAAAAAGAAACTGCATCAGAGTTATCTACATTAGAATGGTAAAGATCTGGACTCTGACTTTCTAAACATCAAAATGATTCAGAAAGGCTTAGGATGCACCTAAAATACAACATCAATTCTTCCATATGTTGTCACACGTATAGAGGGTACATCAGAAGACTAATGATGAAAGTATCTCACTTTTTATATGTTGCCACACACACTAAGGGCACATCAGAAAGTGAATGCTAACAGGTAACACCAGTTGGCAAAGTGGCATTAAGCATCCCTAGCGGTACAAAAAGAAAGGTCGTGATGATATCATCTACGTCTGTACCACTCCTCATGGAGTAGGTCCCGCATCCAACCAAGTCTTTTTTACCATGGAACGGGAGAATTCCCAGTACCACTACAAGTCCAGTTGGGCTATGAGTGTGATGGGAACGACCTTCCCAAAAAGCTAGCCCTTGATCGGGGTCGACTTAGAGCATTAGAATGAGCTTGAGAAGATCTAGCGTGCAACATCAGAATGAAGACTGAAGAGACTTTGTGAAGTCTGAACCAAGTACATAACACTAACACAATAATAATCTTCACATGTTACGTATGTTGAAGTATGCTACTTCAAAATGATTTGTGTTGTGATGAAGTGTTTGGATTGATGGATTTGAGCTATCTACATTATCATGTCATGTTATCTTCATCAGAAGGAAACTACATCTAAATAGGTCCTTCGTCAAAAATATAAGAATGTATTTCTAAGAGACCACTAGAAAACTACTTAGAAATTGATCATTAGAATGACAACATCAAAATGGATTGATAAAAAAAGCTAACAATTGTAAAGTTAAAAGCTATTTgtctacttaaaaaaataagatactCAACTGTCATAACAGTTAGATAATGGCTTGTTTGACATGTAGAGCCTATAAAAGGGTAGAAGACAACTgcaaaacaagagagaaaaggtaGGAGGCAGCCTGCAATGAATGGTTGTAGTAGGAGTGCATACAACTTAGAGCTTCAAAGAAGATTCACCTCAACGAGTGTTGTAAAGCTATAAAAACCCCTCAAACACCTTCtcctaaattataatttgtatgtATCCTAAATTAACCATGTGGGATAAGTTTGGCTATGAGAAAAGTGATAGGGAGAACCCATGGAATGTGGATAGCTTACTGAGAGTCTCTAAGATGACAGCTTGAAGAGGctaaagtaaaataatactTGGGTAGCCTAGAGAAGTGAAAGAAATACTTGTATTGTCTCTCCCATGATCAAGTGAGTGTCATGGTTGAATGGGTTTTGCTTCCCAAGAGTGGGAGAACCATTTTGTGGGTTAAGCCCACCTAAAGAAGTGAAGAATAGTGGGATTTTCTCTCTTATGAAGTTGTGGTTAAGATGGGTTATCTTCAAGCCAAGACTAGGTATGGTGACATGGTGAAGGAAATGGTGTGAAGTCCAACAAGTGGTTGTTAGTTGTAAAAATCTAGcatgttgttggttttgttagtgAAAATTTCATCAGTTTGTGTGAGAACTACATGTAGCTTAAGGTTggggtgaaccagtataaaaatctaTGTGTTGAATCTCCTCTTCCCTTCTTCTTTACATTATGTTATTTGTAAATGCATCAGAACATTCTAAGCATTAAAATGCATGCATAAGAAGGTTTTCATAACAAGCTTGACTATTTTGTTAAATGACATATCTAAACTAAATCATCTTTGTGATAACAAGATACGTTTTACACTAGTTCAATCATATGCATCAAAGTATGAAaacttttaggaaaaaaaatgaaaatgattatgtGCATGAAAAGCTTCAAGCAGTATTCTGAACAATGTCTTTCTGAGTACAACATTCTAAATACTATAATTAGCATAACAACTTTCTAAGTGATAAATCATCATTACATAATCTGTGTTTTCATGACAACTAAAAGATACATTTATCTATGTAATGATCTTTCAAACATAAGCAAATGAACATTGATATTAGGCTCTCATAATCATATCGAACATTTAATGATGAGTGTTGTGACTAACCACTTAAAAAGTTTAACTCTCTAAGTGTTTAAACCTTTGTGACAAGACTTGCTGAACACCAAGATAATTTTGAGTAAAAGTTCAGAAAGGTTAAAGTTTCAGGAAAAGTTGACAAAGTCACAATTCAACCCCTTCTTGTGACATTTTGATCACTTCACTTTTATCTTCCTCAATTTTGTTCAGTGTTAGGAAATTCCTAGGATAACACATTGTTGTTGTTAATATTAATGGATGGAGTGAAATATGATTGATTTTTCTTATGTGTTCCTTTTCTTTGCTTTTAGTATTTAAGCAGCtagtaattttttacatttgtttAGTAGTTAGAATGATTGTTACGAAAGTATTTAGTTATAGAAGATtgtatttaagtaattttagtgTATGCAAATTATGCATTTAGTGTATATGAACGTTGTTATTAGGattgtaaatttgtaaaaaaaaaatgttgcaacGTACACAAGTTATGATAGTTTTaaactgtcatttttttcttaaatgccTAATGTATGAGACAACGCttgtgataaataattttgtttaaggGCCTAAATAAACATCACATGTAGTTAAAAAAGTGTTGTCTAAGGATTTAGATAGACAATGTTTGTCCTAACACTTGTTTAGTGCAAGTGTTATTTACGAGGGTCCTTAAACAACACTATTAAAACCAACTCCCCTTTTAACAATTGTGAGACAAACAACACATGAAAGTGTTGTTTAAGGCCTTATTTTAGTGTTATTAAACggttttttgtagtagtgctaCCAATAGGCTAATTGAAGACAAAGTGGAGGAAAGAAAATGTTGCAAGAGTCTTGAAGGATAAATCAGATTTACATGCAAAAGTTAAAGGAATTAGCACAAAAGTTATTGCACAGTTCCAATCTTTTCAAAGCTAGGAGATCCAAGAGAGATCATGTGGGTAAAGTGGTTTGAGATATAAGGAATTTGTTCTTTCAAATGTAATTGAGGGGAATATGCTTCACCTTTAATATCTTACTTTATACATGATAAGATTCCAGAGGGGAAAGTGTTTAAAGAATTCATGGATTGATGtattaagtatgaaaaggtGGTAAGGTTTATGTGTTGAGAGTGGAGGAATTAATCCATTGTGAACACAAAACTTGTATTATGGCACTACTTGTGCTAATCTTCATTATATTCTCTTttgcttattaaaaaaacaaaaagaccaTTAATACTTGGTGATCTGAGGTTTCCTAACAATTTAGCAATAAGTAGTGATAGTTGTCACTTGCAACTTTTGATGTCTAAGTAAAAAAGCTAACATGTAATGACTATTTATCAAATAGATAACATATCTAAATAGTGGAGTAATGATATATACATAAGAGTTTAAGAAATAGCATGTTAAGTGACAACAAAACATTTGCCACTAGAGAGGTTGCATTACAAAGAAGATGTGAGATTTTAAAATGATCTCATTTGCCAAACTTATCACTCATGCAGTCATGTCTTATGTTAGGGACATTTAAGGCCAGAGTTAAATATGAGATTGATAACtgattaaaacaataatttaagagaataactttaaaaataataatttgcaaacccaaaaacaaaacaaaaaatgatcaCACAGttgttatttcaaaatattttttttcctcacatattttttttaaaacgacTATACATACAcatttaaacaatataaatatttttttaacatcttatttatttctatttcactCTACTTGTCATACAACATCACCTATCACATTATcacttctccctcttttatttctttccctCTTAAAATATAGACTAACATTGAATGGCCACAAAACattattcttattatattaaacacataatttttttgtacaaaACTTAAATGGTTCCGTCTTACAAGTGCCGTAATCGAGAATTGTAGTGTAAGAGGTAAATGTGTATAGATATTACAATATTGAACAGTTTCATGaacaaagaaataagaaatagtAGCCAGTATCATTGATTAAAATATCATCAATACACTTTAATGTACTAATTTTAATATGGAGTAATAATTTCcaattaaacctttttttatcattaattcctTTCTCAGTAGTCATCACCCCAACAAGACACGTTAAACATATATGGAACAATTTcccccttcttttttttaccCTTTTATCCACTTATCCTCCACCTCTTTCGGGTAATCAGTTACTATCACAAGTTTCAAGAACAGAAAGACAAGcaagaaaaatccaaaatttgCAATGGCTTTAGTATTTACTTCACTGggcaataataaacataaacgCAAATTCAAAAAGACGCCTGTTtaaaagaggagaaaaaaaaagaaaaacgttCGATTTAACTGCaacattatattatttacaCGAAAACTGTTCCTTCATTCACTCATTCATTTCATGATTCCATTCACATTCATGTTGTGAACTCCTTTATCTATTCATTTCCTTTCACAAACCCGAACCGGAAACCCCCCTCTCAAAGTAGCGGTTAGACCGGGCGCGAACCGGGGCTCCTGATCCGGTTGGGCGACCCGAATATCAAACCTGCGAACCAACGCAACCACAACGGACTTCATCTCCATCAAAGCCAAGTCCTTCCCCAAACACACCCTTACACCAGCCTGAAAAACAGGGTACTTAAAGGGACACTCTGGCACGAACACCCCATCACGCAGCCACCTTTCGGGCCTGAAGTCAAGACAATCGGGCCCCCAAATATTTTCCATTCGGCCCATCGCGTAAGGGTGGTAAGTTACCCTACTGCCCTTTCTCACGAAAGTGCCATCTGGCAACACGTCATCCTCCGTGGCGAACTTCGAATCGAACTGAATCGGTGGGAACAGCCTCATGCTGTCGTGAATCGCCGCGTTCAGGTAATGCATTTCGCGGATTTGCTCAAACGAAGGAAACTCCTGGCCCGGGCCCATCACCCGGCCCACCTCCTCCCTAATCAACTCCTCCACCTCCGGGCTTTTCGATAACAACATAAAAAAGCCCGTTAACCCGGCAGCGATGGTGTCACGACCCGCTAATAGAAAACTCACCACAATGTCTCTTAAATAAACGTCGTCGTCTATTGATCCCATGAACCGCGAGAGAAGGTCGTTCCGCGTCTTGAACCCCATTTCTCTTCTCTGCTTTATCATCTCTTTTGCGACGTCGTTTACGACGTTAATTGTTTCTCTCAGTTTCTTCTCGGATCCTATGTTGAGGAGTCGTTTTAGTTTCCAAATAAACGGCGACGCGTTCATGGCGCGTTCGGCGGAGAGCTTTGAGGCCAGGTCAAACGCGACGGCGAGGTCCGAGACTGGGAGATTCGGTAGGAGACAACCCGGGTCGAGCCCGAACGAGAATTTGCATATGTTGTCGAACGAGAATCTTCGTAGTATATCTTGCAAATCCAAAACGCAGACGGAGTTTAATTCGCCACGCGCGGTTGATTCCATGATCGGGATCAGTCGCGCGTGGATCTCCTCGTTGACTAATTCCATCGCGTACGTCCGAATCGCCACGCTGCCGAGTTCGAGACTCGCCATCTTGCGCTGGAACTTCCACGATTCGCCGTCGACGTTGAAGATTCCTCTTCCCAAAAGATCGCCGAGGATGGTGGAGAAGGGTTTTCCCTTGGGGTAGTTTTGGAAATTCGTCTTGAGAATGTGCTCCACGTTGTGGGGATTCGAGGTGATGGTGTTCCCCAGCACGTGAACGTGGATGGTGCCGGTTGGGGATTTACGCAAGAGATGAGTGTACCAGTCGCAGAGATTGGGGAACTTTTTCAGCCAACTCACCGTCAAGTAGCTCTTGCAAAGATCGCAGTTACACCAGGGCTTCATCCTGGAGATGAAGACgaggaaggagaagaaggagaagagaagggtgaaggagaagaagaagaagccgcAGGTAGCAGACATtgattgaagagaaagaaaacctGCAAAACTCATCTCTTTAGTAGTAAATTTTTGGAGTGAAGGATGGAACTGTGGAGAAGAAGGGTTGGAATGTGTGATATATATAACGGGGTTGGGTTCACTGTACTGCTACTACAATTAACTAAAGCAATACAATGGGtagtggtttttgttttgacatATAGACACGTAAAAGACGT harbors:
- the LOC100813091 gene encoding cytochrome P450 94C1, with translation MSFAGFLSLQSMSATCGFFFFSFTLLFSFFSFLVFISRMKPWCNCDLCKSYLTVSWLKKFPNLCDWYTHLLRKSPTGTIHVHVLGNTITSNPHNVEHILKTNFQNYPKGKPFSTILGDLLGRGIFNVDGESWKFQRKMASLELGSVAIRTYAMELVNEEIHARLIPIMESTARGELNSVCVLDLQDILRRFSFDNICKFSFGLDPGCLLPNLPVSDLAVAFDLASKLSAERAMNASPFIWKLKRLLNIGSEKKLRETINVVNDVAKEMIKQRREMGFKTRNDLLSRFMGSIDDDVYLRDIVVSFLLAGRDTIAAGLTGFFMLLSKSPEVEELIREEVGRVMGPGQEFPSFEQIREMHYLNAAIHDSMRLFPPIQFDSKFATEDDVLPDGTFVRKGSRVTYHPYAMGRMENIWGPDCLDFRPERWLRDGVFVPECPFKYPVFQAGVRVCLGKDLALMEMKSVVVALVRRFDIRVAQPDQEPRFAPGLTATLRGGFPVRVCERK